The Armatimonadota bacterium genome includes a window with the following:
- a CDS encoding transcriptional regulator: MESLRVVIAEEDVSVSQGIAAALAAEGHQVIGTVFDGDSAVAEALQKSPDVVLVDIRLPGTDGVEAIRRITSQHPLPVIALTDGSAPETLEKAAEAGAMAYIHKPGTREDLCAALAISVRRFQDVAALSAEVQNLKDTLETRKFAEQAKGIIMQRLQMTEAEAYAHLREKCRNQQKTMRQAAIEIIEAEHQFLEVLSKDPLSKIRARHGEEHA, translated from the coding sequence GTGGAGTCGCTACGAGTTGTCATCGCTGAAGAGGACGTCAGCGTCTCGCAGGGCATCGCGGCGGCACTCGCCGCCGAGGGTCACCAGGTGATCGGGACCGTCTTCGACGGTGATTCCGCTGTGGCGGAAGCACTTCAGAAAAGTCCCGATGTTGTGCTGGTTGATATCAGACTCCCGGGCACGGATGGAGTGGAAGCCATCCGCCGCATCACATCCCAACACCCTTTGCCAGTGATCGCCCTGACAGATGGATCCGCCCCAGAAACGCTGGAAAAGGCGGCCGAAGCCGGCGCTATGGCTTACATTCACAAGCCCGGGACCCGAGAGGATCTGTGCGCGGCCCTCGCCATCTCCGTCCGTCGTTTCCAGGATGTCGCGGCGCTGAGCGCAGAGGTACAGAACCTGAAGGACACACTGGAGACGCGCAAGTTCGCGGAGCAGGCCAAAGGGATCATCATGCAGCGCCTGCAGATGACTGAAGCTGAGGCTTACGCGCACCTCAGGGAGAAGTGCAGGAATCAGCAGAAGACCATGCGGCAGGCCGCGATAGAGATCATCGAGGCCGAGCATCAGTTCCTGGAGGTGCTCTCCAAGGATCCCCTTAGCAAGATCCGCGCGCGCCACGGGGAGGAACACGCCTGA